One Chitinophagaceae bacterium C216 genomic window carries:
- the mnhC1 gene encoding Na(+)/H(+) antiporter subunit C1: MELLLILVMGLLYAGGVYFILRRSMVKLLLGIMLLGTATNILIFIVGGIVKAKPPIIDSMSEVLDKSYADPVPQALILTAIVISFGLTAFAIVLLKRVYALLETDDLDNLNTPEEDI, translated from the coding sequence ATGGAGTTATTATTAATATTAGTAATGGGGCTGTTGTACGCAGGAGGCGTATACTTTATCCTGAGAAGAAGTATGGTAAAACTTTTATTGGGCATTATGCTTCTGGGCACAGCCACCAATATTCTCATCTTTATTGTGGGTGGCATTGTAAAAGCAAAACCTCCCATCATCGATTCGATGAGTGAAGTGCTGGACAAATCCTATGCAGACCCTGTGCCTCAGGCGTTGATTCTTACAGCTATTGTAATCAGCTTCGGTTTGACTGCTTTTGCAATTGTATTGCTAAAAAGAGTATATGCCCTTTTAGAAACGGATGACCTAGATAATTTAAATACACCTGAAGAAGATATATGA
- the mrpD gene encoding Na(+)/H(+) antiporter subunit D, with protein sequence MIGNLLLAPIFIHLVIAVLQLTAWRKTITQRILSATGTLAALIAAISLFSYVYKNGTITVNASNWEAPFGIVFVADLLACTMVLLTSIAGFAVSLFSATGLSRQRMLYGYFPIFHFLLMGLNGAFLTGDIFNLYVWFEVIIISSFVLMTLGGRKTQLEGALKYMSMNILASMFFLAGIGILYGMTGSLNMADLATKMSNIQNPSLAGITSIFFILGFGIKSAVFPLYFWLPSSYHTPPSAVAATFGGLLTKVGIYAMLRVHSLIFIPDSFTQKLLMVIAVLTIVTGAFGALIKTNLRRLFSYLIVCHIGFMIGGISMFTKIALMGTVFYLIHDIMVKTNLFLIAGVIMQLRGVMTMERLGGLYKEYPKISLLIALVLFSLVGVPPLSGFWPKLYLFKEAFAEHQFFYIVALIAGSLVTLYVIIRLWAEVFWKDVPAESEIDNKFESSSFLRKLLLILPVGILACVTLYIGLNAEVIAQVADRIAEELVNTDSYVKAVFRK encoded by the coding sequence ATGATTGGAAACTTGTTATTGGCTCCTATATTTATTCATCTGGTAATAGCAGTTCTTCAGCTCACTGCTTGGAGAAAAACTATTACTCAAAGAATACTATCTGCAACCGGAACTTTAGCTGCTTTAATTGCTGCGATATCCCTCTTCTCTTATGTTTATAAAAATGGTACCATTACTGTAAATGCCTCCAATTGGGAAGCCCCTTTTGGAATTGTATTTGTAGCCGATTTATTGGCCTGCACCATGGTACTGCTTACATCTATTGCAGGATTTGCCGTGTCGCTATTTTCTGCAACAGGTCTTAGCCGTCAGCGAATGTTGTACGGATATTTTCCCATTTTCCATTTCCTTCTTATGGGATTAAACGGCGCCTTCTTGACGGGTGATATCTTTAACCTTTATGTATGGTTTGAGGTAATTATTATTTCCTCATTTGTACTAATGACACTAGGGGGGCGTAAAACACAGCTGGAGGGGGCTTTGAAATATATGTCGATGAATATTCTGGCCTCCATGTTTTTCCTTGCCGGCATCGGTATTTTGTACGGAATGACGGGGTCATTAAATATGGCCGACCTGGCTACTAAAATGAGTAACATTCAAAATCCTTCACTGGCGGGTATTACTTCCATCTTTTTCATTCTGGGATTTGGGATTAAATCGGCTGTATTTCCACTTTATTTCTGGCTACCTTCTTCTTATCATACTCCGCCGTCGGCCGTAGCAGCTACTTTTGGAGGATTACTTACCAAAGTGGGTATTTATGCCATGCTACGCGTGCATAGTCTCATTTTTATTCCGGATAGTTTTACGCAAAAACTGCTAATGGTAATTGCCGTGCTCACCATCGTTACCGGTGCATTCGGCGCTCTTATCAAAACTAATCTACGCAGACTGTTTTCTTATCTTATCGTGTGTCATATCGGTTTTATGATTGGGGGCATATCGATGTTTACAAAGATAGCCCTGATGGGAACCGTGTTTTATCTCATACATGACATTATGGTAAAAACCAATCTCTTCCTTATTGCCGGGGTGATTATGCAGCTGCGGGGAGTAATGACGATGGAAAGATTGGGTGGCCTTTATAAAGAATATCCCAAAATATCATTATTGATAGCGCTAGTATTGTTTTCCCTAGTGGGTGTTCCACCGTTATCTGGTTTCTGGCCGAAATTATATTTATTCAAAGAGGCTTTTGCCGAACATCAATTCTTCTATATTGTTGCATTAATCGCAGGCAGCCTCGTTACATTATATGTCATTATAAGATTATGGGCCGAAGTGTTCTGGAAAGATGTACCGGCCGAGTCGGAAATAGATAATAAATTCGAATCTTCATCGTTTCTCAGAAAACTATTGTTGATTCTACCGGTGGGTATACTAGCATGTGTAACACTGTATATCGGCTTAAATGCTGAAGTAATAGCTCAAGTCGCAGATAGAATTGCAGAAGAGTTGGTGAATACCGATTCCTACGTTAAAGCTGTATTTAGAAAATAA
- the mrpE gene encoding Na(+)/H(+) antiporter subunit E produces the protein MNLLLSFIWVALTGALSYSGFAIGFILGFFVLWIMNRHEEDRRYFYRLPKIFSFFFYFLYLLLKANVQVAYDVITPKYFFTPGVVRYPLSDDMSDFEINVLSTFISLTPGTLILDVSEDKKALYIHVMYIKSPEQFVHSVKTGIEKRLLEILR, from the coding sequence ATGAACTTATTGCTTTCCTTTATTTGGGTAGCGCTCACAGGAGCTCTGTCCTATTCGGGCTTTGCAATAGGATTTATACTGGGCTTCTTCGTACTATGGATCATGAACCGGCACGAAGAAGACCGGCGGTATTTTTATCGTCTTCCGAAAATATTTAGCTTTTTCTTTTATTTCTTGTATCTGTTGCTGAAGGCAAACGTTCAGGTGGCGTATGATGTTATTACCCCAAAATATTTTTTTACTCCTGGCGTGGTACGTTATCCGCTCAGCGATGACATGTCCGATTTTGAAATCAATGTACTATCTACATTCATTTCGCTTACACCCGGCACATTGATCCTTGATGTAAGTGAAGATAAAAAAGCCTTGTACATTCATGTAATGTATATCAAAAGCCCTGAGCAATTTGTTCATTCGGTGAAAACTGGTATTGAAAAACGTTTATTAGAGATATTAAGATGA
- the yyaP_1 gene encoding putative protein YyaP, which produces MHITLDGFVAGPQGELQWAQVDEELFDYIGKRIQTGDTALYGRKTYQMMEDYWPTAGEKPNATKHEVEHSTWYKNVHKVVLSKSLQGANLKNTTIISDNLADELAKVKQQAGSDILLFGSPTATHCLIEQNLIDGFWLFLNPIILGQGIPLFKNIENKINLQLLPTTRQFSNGVTELNYEVVR; this is translated from the coding sequence ATGCACATAACATTGGACGGATTTGTTGCAGGACCGCAGGGAGAACTTCAGTGGGCTCAAGTGGATGAGGAGCTTTTTGATTATATAGGTAAGCGCATCCAAACTGGCGATACAGCCCTTTATGGACGCAAAACTTATCAAATGATGGAAGACTATTGGCCTACAGCTGGGGAAAAACCCAATGCTACTAAGCATGAGGTAGAACATTCTACCTGGTATAAGAATGTGCATAAAGTGGTATTGTCAAAATCATTGCAGGGAGCCAATTTGAAAAATACGACTATCATTAGCGATAACTTAGCTGATGAATTAGCCAAAGTGAAACAACAAGCAGGATCAGATATCTTATTGTTTGGGAGCCCAACAGCTACACATTGTTTAATAGAACAAAATTTAATTGACGGTTTTTGGCTCTTCTTAAACCCTATTATTTTGGGACAAGGCATCCCTTTATTTAAAAATATTGAGAATAAAATAAATCTGCAACTGTTACCTACTACTAGACAGTTTAGTAACGGTGTGACAGAATTGAATTACGAAGTAGTGCGATAA